The Phaseolus vulgaris cultivar G19833 chromosome 5, P. vulgaris v2.0, whole genome shotgun sequence genomic interval tctgcaggtaccccatTCGATGCTCACGAGACGACCGAGAGTCGAGGCTAGGAAGGAAAGGTGAGGAACGAGCAAGGAAGAAGGTTGAAGAGTAACACGACCGACCGACAGAAAAAAAAGACGAGTCCTCTCAATAATTCTCTAGGTCTCATTTCCGAAcgataataataaatatcattGTTTTAATAACTAACcgatacaaaaataaatatttatatatagtatAATAATAACTACTTCTAACAAATCTTGTCTTGAATGACTTTATTATCATCTTACAAATAGATTTGAACATaacacaattttataaaatcaagtTAACCTAACACTAGTGGATCATGTTTTCTCAACAATGTGGTTCAAATTAATGCGCCATGACAATGTACAATATATAAGTGTGATTCAAAGTCAAATTTTGGGACTTTTGTGTGTGAATTCGTTACGTATCGCTTGTTTCTATTTTCTTACAATGGAGATTCACAGTGGGAATTGATCGATGATGAAGCTTCAATGTactttcactttcttttcttattttcagTAACTAATTAGTTCATTTTCCCATGATTTCTAGATTCTCTAGGTTAGGTTAGGTTAACTTGAACTACGATTTTCTTGTAGTTTCAACGAAATTCCGACTGATTTGAAtcctaaataatttttaattcagTCTCTTAATTGACCatcaattaaatgatttttttcgtgAATAATTAAACTTAAGAAATTATTGAagtaacatatatatatatatatatataataataataataataataattgttacAAATTAGGATAAAGTTACAAGGGATAGATACGAAATACATACAATCTTTTATTAGCAAAActagaaaatatattaaatttaataaacactacaagaaaactaAAATTTTGCATTAATCAATAAGCAATCTTATTAAAGTCCACTAAACAGAGTTTAACATAAGGTTGTTCAACATGATTATGTTGGAAAAATGGATTTGGCGTTTGAATTCTGATAAGGGTGGTCTGTGGAAGGAGATCCATGTGTCTAAGTATGGAGGATGGAGAAGCTTGAAAGAGAATAGGATTAATAATAAGGATTGTATCTGGTGGAGAGATTTGAAAGGGGTTTGGGAGATGGGGGATTAGGGTAGGAACTTTGAGGATTGTGTTTGAGTGGGGTGTGAGAAATGGGAAGGAAGTCTTGTTTTAGAAAGACGTTTGGGTGGGTAATGAAGACTTGAAGAGTAAATTTCCAAGACTGTGTTTCCTTGTGTTGCAACAAAGAAGGTAATTTAGAGTCTTGTGGGGAGTGGTTTAATGGTAGATGGAAGTGGAAGTTTGGTTGGAGAAGAGGTCGTTTGATTGGGAGAAATATCAGGTAGGTCTACTGCTACAAGAGGTGCATGGAAAGGTCCTAGTCTTGGATTATGAAGGCAATTGGGTTTGGAAGGATAGTAAGGATAGTGGGTTCACGGTAAAATCTGCTTATGATATTTTAAGAGGTCCTTCTGAGTGACTTAGTCTGTTTATTTCTCTGTGGAAGACTTATGCTTTGTCTTCAGCCCAGTTCACTTCATGGAGAGTGTTGCTCAATTCGATTACTTCTAAAAATAACTTGGAAAGACGTGGTGTTGCAATTGTTAGCAACCTTTGTTGTTTTTGTAGGGTGAAAGTGGAGTCAACAAGACATTCGTTTTTCGAATGCAGGGTTGCTTGGCTAGTTTGGAATAAGTGTTATGCTAGGATGGGGTTAACGTCAGTAAATCATCATGACCCTGTATCACACTTCTcgcattttaatttattaaatgtcCTTGTTAAGGTAAATGTGGTTCGGGGAATGGTTTGGATTGCAGTAGTTGGTGAAACTTGGAAGCACATGAATAAGTATATTATCAAAGGAGGAGTGATAGATCATTCGAAAATGTTCACCTTGGCCCAATTAAAGGTATGGTCTTGGATAACGTCTAAATCTGCTCATGcttgtttttcttattctgaGTGGTGCATAGATTCCCTGGCCGGTATGTTTTCGATTAAGTGATTTTGAACTTTGTAGCCGTTTGTTCTTGTAGGAAGGGTTTTAGTTTCTTCTTTTGGTTGGATTGTTTGCTTTTCTATAGCATAGTTTGGTATAAGTAAGCTGGAAGGGGATTGATGGGTCTTATTGTGTTATGTCTTGtaaaagggttggaccacccctgaagtgacccatatttatttattttttacttgctgataaaaaaaaacatgacacAAAACATTTAAGCCTCTTTTAAATTGTACTGGCCAAATCTCAGACATCGGCTGAAGAGATCGGCATCAGACGTGACATCGGACCTCGGCGGTCCAGTCACATtaatgggccacgtaagctggcCCCCACAAATAGTATGAGTTAACATGAGTTAACACCCAGATATGAGAAAgacctaagtcacgagaggattcatgcatgtggtgtgtatagcacGTTCAGGTCTAACACAAGTAAATAacccttggaggcgctaaggcccgttaGGATTAGGGTTTCCAAGGCTAGACTGCATGCATGTCACGTGAATACACAGGGCACCCATAGAACAGATGGTCCCGCagcgctggtacatgagttggtaccttgaCAACCATATTGTTAGAGATATTGCACTCCAGAAGAGGCAAGTTTTGTGCCGCGGCTGCGCTAACTTTATGCAACGCGTCACGAGATGCCTCACcagtaaccctaattccacttaaggaaagacTCTTGATGGACAGGGAAGTTGACCTAATTACAACCTATAGGGTGGTaagtgttagaatgtatggctttaaactagaggaggggggggggggggtggggaatggtttaaagagggatttcgaaatcttttaagccttgaatgaaattgcttcgagaatatcttgataaagaaattaggttttcaaaaacacaaagcaaaaatcacatcaccagaaaaacaatcggttgtttataccagtttacaaatataaaaactgaatttaaagagttaagggatagagaaaatgcacacaatGATTTATACTGcttcactctaaacccaaagctacacccagtcttctcagaaaccactgaggaattccactaagcaatcaaacctagatcacttacaacacaaccaagatagtgtgaccttgatcccctcaagacacacacttctcttggtcaacacaccaacactaagaatgctgaccttgatcccctcaagagcacacaacacttctcaacaaacacacaaggtttctttcaacagatacaaggattacacttgttacagaagcaaatatgaaatcaatacaagagaaaatcctatctcacactctttgatcaatctcaatctctaagcaatctcaactctttcaaaactcaaaatttgtgaaaaactcaaatctgtttttctgtatatatcaaagttgttgtttgttatcaaatcttaacaaactattaattgcctttaaagatttgtcaaagcattaaaaactggagcgtaaacagttagaaaatcatttaatgctcagtcaaagcacaaaccatttttctattatggtaccaaaacaaacaatcggttgtttactcgaatcaatcggttgttttggttttaacagcttaaccatttgaaaaacagttttcaaccttttctaaaaactcctaagtataaaacggtcggttgtttcgacaaaacaatcggttgtttttcacttagtttgaaaaacagttttcttttaaaaagattgagaatgcctatgctttggattcaatcaatgagtggattacaatactcaaactaccccagatcctatctaagacaactcagcaacaacaagcacaacctaaccttcaacatccttcaaagggtttggattcttcaaagcttgaacaccccTTAGTTCAACAatatccccctatttgatgaagacaaatccctggtgcttgtgtttgatctgattgaatctgaagcagtacctgcaaaaataaCATGTATAccatccaatgcttcttacagcagcaggtTTAGATTTTCACACATTTCAAGCATAAAACCtgataaacaatcagttgtttactcgaaacaatcggttgtttctatcagcagtaGCAGAACACAGTTTTATATAAGAGATTAAACAGATTTAAACAGTTTCAGATAAGGATACACATGACCaaataattctccccctatttgtcttcacaaatagactttaacatgtaataaaaatagatttaagagagattattaagattaaggatacctaactcatttcttagaaagaagaacctctcttttggtaatagtttagtgaagatatcagctaactgcagtttggtctccacaaacttcacttcacagttcccattgtttgcatgatccctgatgaaatgatgccttatctcaatatgtttggtccttgagtgctgaatctgattttttgtaagattgatggcacttgtgttatcacacatcaaagggactttgctgatctttaatccaaagtcagcaagttgttgtttgagccacagaatctgtgcacaacaacttccaacaACAATATACTCAgtctcagcagtagagagagcaacacaagcttgcttcttgataTGCCATGAGTGCCACttgtgccacttgtgctctttctatctagcttgcaacctacaaagtcagaatctgaataaccaattaaatgaattggagagtgagaaggataccataaccaattaaatgatgttcctttgagatatttcagaattctttttccAGTTTTGAAGTGGGACTCTTTatgatttgcttgatatctaaCACATAGGCACACcacaaacatgatgtccgaccTACTAGCTATTAGATatagcaaagagccaatcaatcctctgtatttggtttgatctacactctttccagcagtatcagcatccatgtagcaacttgatggcattggagtgcttgcttctttgcagctctccatttcaaatttcttgagaatctccttgcaatactttgattgacatagaaaaatcccatcctttgtttgcttaacctgcaatccaagaaagaaagacaattctcccgtcatagacatttcaaactcacctttcattgcaaccacaaattcttcacacaaactatcttgtgtagcaccaaagatgatgtcatcaacatagatttgcacacaaattatttctgaatttgactttttgatgaagagagtcttgtctaccattcccctttcataaccatgagatagcataaagttgctaagcctctcataccactgccttggagcttgcttcagtccatacaaagccttcttcaacttgaagacatggttgggatgttGATGATGTTCAAAGCCTGGTGGTTGATCCACAtgcacttcctcattgatgtagccatttaagaatgcactcttgacatccatttgaaagctcttgatgccaattgttagaatgtatggctttaaactagagggggggggggggggatggttaaagagggatttcaaaaacttttaagccttgaatgaaattgcttcgagaatatcttgataaagaaatcagtttttcaaaacacaaagagaAAAGCCCAGcaccagaaaaaacaatcggttgtttataccagtttacaaatataaaaattgaatttaaagagttaagggatagagaaaatgcacacaaagatttatactggttcactctaaacccagagctacatccagtcttctcagaaaccactgaggaattccactaagcaatcaaacctagatcactaacaacacaaccaagataGTGACCTTGATctcctcaagacacacacttctcttggtcaacacaccaacactaagaatgctgatcttgatcccctcaagaacacacaacacttctcagcaaacacacaaggtttctttcaacagatacaaggattacacttgttacagaagcaaattcgaaatcaatacaagaaaaactcaaaatccGTATATAACAcacaaaatccgtatgtaaaacatcgttacatacggattacaTACGGGCAAACATCCGTACGTAAAACTATCGTAGGtaatttttacatacggattttggatccgtatgtaattacatacggataaatccgtatgtaaaatacgtatataattacatacggataaatccgtatgtaattaacAGACAAacttacatacggataaatccgtatgtaacattCTACATAACAACATCAGTTTTTGTATTTGAAAGCAccttatattttttgtatttagaAGCACCCCATATTCTACACCTGCATATATTCATCAACATTTCAGTACATTCCAGTTTTCAGAAGACAAATATTCATCACATTCAATGTTGTCCATACATACAATACTTACTATTTCCAaatatctaaaatgtatttcattaaAACAAAGTTCTAGAGAagctaataattattataatcttcACCGGGTGAATTTTGTTGTTCATCATGATTACTATAATGTTGCACTTCATTTGACTACTGATTCGGTTGAGTTGGTGGCGGGGTATTTGGTTGCTGAAAAAACTGTTGTGCTGCAGCTGCTGCCTCAGGTGGTAGATATTGCATCATAAAGTTTTGAAAGTTTTGAAACTTTGCATCCATGCGTTCAATATGCTGCTTAAGTTCAACAATTTCTTCTGAATCAGCCTTCTTATTACTAGAAGATGGTTGTGTTTCTTGTAGGTAACGGCTAACATAGTCGTCCTGACAATCAACACGCCCAACCCCATATACTCGTCTCTTGTACCTTCCACCTACACTTTCTAACCAACAACGACTTCTCAATTTTTCCTCCTCAATTGAGGTAGATTGTGACTTAGATAATGCTTGAGACAATCTACTTTCAAAATCTtcctattaaaatgaaaaatatttgttatcatactaattaatgtatatgaaatttttttttaaaataactaacaTGAGTCCGCCTTGATCTATCATCAATAAAATCTCCAGTGCTCTTTCGTATATGTGTTTGTTGAAACACTTCATCAACATGGACCGAGCGACCAAGCTCCTCTGTCTATAAAGAAAACATTTCATAAATTAAGaagataataattaatcataaattaatataaaaaaattatatggaaATCATACCATACGAATAACGTGTTCATGAACACTAATAGATCCTCCAGTGTGCAGACATCCGCCTTTTTCAAACAAACGATTCTTTTTAGCTGTATCACATTTGGATAGATACACAGGCATGTTCCACTGTTCAAAGAGGTTGTTCCAAACATTATTGCCAATCCATTCTGGTCGTTTACCTTCTTGGCGAGCATCTTTAAACATTTGTGAAAGGGTGTGAGAAGCTTTTGTATGGAaatttttcttaactttttccTCGTCCTCAACCCTCCATGTGACCTTCCTCTACAAAACAACAAGAATCATCAATccaaattgtaaaatataaaatttttaaaggGAATAAAAAACAAGTACCTTAAAACGTTGAAAAAATATATCCCGTTCGCCCTTTGGGATTGCCCCCCATGTTGGCCATGACTCACCAAATTGTTGCTTGATGCTGGCAGTGATGGCCTTGATGCTATTTTTGATGGATAAAACCCAAATACCAAAACAAAGTTAGTCAAAATTATaagacaataataataaattatataaattgaattttgttaTATTCTTACCCTCCCCCAATAGGCTGAATCAGAGGGTGATCACCAGCTGAGAGGACCTCGTCCTCTAAGTTATTCGCTGCAGAAGCTGAGTGTGTCCCTTCAAAATTTGTATATGGGGATGGTGTAATATCTGGTGGGGTTGATGCATTAGAACCAACACGTGGAGATGGTGTTGATGCAATAACATCTTGTACTAGTGGGGTGGATTGGGTAGCATCTGCTACTGGTGGGATAGATCCATGAACTGAAGAAGAAATAGGTGTATTGGGTTGACTGGATGATGGATTTTGGTTGTTAAATCGTGATAACAATTTtatcacataatttttttccccttttttttGGTTGTTACTCGGTGATGGTTGATCAGAACCTCCTGATGACATCTATATATACTGCATGAAATGATAATGAAGGTTATATAAGTTTATCAATGAAGAAGAATATGCTGAatatagtttaataaaaaagttGAAATAAACATGTACAAATTTCATCAGCAAACATAAAACTGAAATTAATTGGAGTAATAAACAGTATATTAACAACAACAATACAATAGTAGTTCctacaataaatattatttgttaacATTGGCTTCCTAAGTCTATTCAGAACTAGAGATGTCAAAGTCATCTCCATATTCATCTTCACTTTCTCCCTCTTCATTGTCTTCTTCCCattcatttgtttcttcatcTATCTGATCTTGAAATGATGATACATTGTTTATGTcaacttcttcaagctcggCCTCTAAATCTTGTAATCCTGAAACCCTTTCAACTTCAATGACTTCATTAACATGTGACATTCATCCACCTGATATGGCACTTCAACTTCTACATCATCAAAATCTATACTACCTCTGGGCTTTGTTTTGATTGCAACACACCAACCACGTTTGTCTCTGCATGATGTTGGATATGGTACATAATAAACTTGTCGAACATTATGTGCAATGATAAAAGGATCAAATTGCACATATATTCTATCCATTCGAATATCCACAATACCATATTTGGAATCTACTTGCGTACCTCTTGTTGATGGATCAAACCAATTACAGTAAAATAATACAACTTTCTTATCTGAGGTCGAAGAATTGTACTCCACCTCATACATGTGTTGAATCACACTGTAGAAATCATCCTCACCTCCTTCTATAAGATCTTTTACATGGACCCTactatttattgttttctttcccTCGCTCCATGCGTGAGTGTGGAATTTGTacctgtaccgaccaggtagtcgggagtgatgacgtggcagtaagcgggaatataggcgtgttgagcggaaaacctggctgacagaagggaagtacatcgggaagtctgtgtagtcgccaatcgttaagttggcgtgctccgatctctagcatatctaaactggcggtcaccaggtttgtgtcATAGTCACCGTATGtgagcttaggcgaccaagtggtcagagatcgccgagaaggggacatcgccgaaagatcaggaaggcttgttcaaggcttccaaagggcacgagtacgaaggatgaagttatcagatgatcattccttAGCCAGAGGTTgtggcaagggaacagtttaccagaacatgcacgatgagcaagtaaagcaaatcgtgatagcggcaggcgagaccacagagaaggtgtgcatggtgacaccccgttcTCGCCCCTAGAAGAGATCGTGCTCCAAGGCAGCTAcccaccgagttactccttgcatgggtaacttagtcgaacaacctgaagagtagaagtggcgCTCAAGCAGAAGACATTCCGGATGGTGACatgtgtacagctggatgcgagccatgtgtccagaggtgtaactgtcaggagagagaaaatgcacaggtatataaggaactcttaacagattctgaggtacgcgcgtttaaaacacttctttacgctttgagaacacttgagtacgctgagagattttgcacggttccttgagttttagcttttctctcttagagttttggtgattctgtcactgacttgagcgtcggagcgcgatcggccgcagcggcgccactctgtctttttcaggttcttgaggagaatcgaggtgtgaaggacggaagctagcgtggtgcaaagccgatccagagggagatacctttgacgtggcgaGATTCTTGCGttttggtcaaccggcaggatcagtacCCATTCACAAAGAATGTGTGCCATTCTTTTACACACCTTAATGGACTAAGTGATAAATCTCTTAGGTGTTGGTTCTTGACATTTAAAGGGTCTTTATGAACCTATAAATATATCAatgtcattaattttttatgaaatggtTAAAGAAGTCAACAAAAAGTAAATTATAGAATTTCTAGATACATACTTGTGTCCTAAACCACAAAGGGAAATCTGCATGTATACGAGCCGAAGCATGGGATTTAGAAATTTCATTAGAATGTAAGAAAGAGCTGTCAATATATAGGTGTCAATGCATTAGGTTAGAGATAACTTAATGGATGAATaacaatgttttaaaataatatattgcaTGACGCTTACTCAAGGTATGGTTTAACTTCATTACAGTTGATCAAAACATGAACATGAGCTGAGCTCAATTCTTCATCAGTTAACCAACGAGTGATCTCCCTCCCAGAATGACGTCCAGGTTGGTCAAAGACAGATAAGATTGATGGAAGCCTTTCACTTTCAATGTCCACTTCATTTCTACAATGTTGTGGTCTTAACATGAAGTTGTTGAAATAGTGTGAACAAAAATGAGTTGTCTTACGATGCAAATAAGATGCACAAATAGATCCTTCTACCCTAGCCTTATTTTTCACTGAACGTTTAGCATATCCCATGAATCTACAATCAAAGAAATTTGATATGATTGATAATTATAGTTCACATTAAATAAAGACTAATAACTCTTATTATTACCTTTCAAATGGGTACATCCACCTATAATGGACATGTCCACCAAGTTTTGCTTCATATGCTAGATGGACAGGGAGATGTTCCATAGAATCAAAAAATGTCGGAGGAAATATACTTTCCAACTTACAAAGAATTATTGGAATGTTTTGTTCCATCCTAGTAAGGTCATCTTCTTTTAGTGTTGTAGAAcacaaatatttgaaaaaatgacTTACCTTAATAATGGGATTTAGAACATGAGCTGGTAACAAACTAAATGCTATGGGAAGTAGGCATTCCATGAACACATGACAATCATGACTTTTCATCCCAAGCACCCTTCCCTTGTTGACATCAACACATCTAGCCAAGTTCGAAGAATATCCATCAGGCATCCTAAGATCTTTGAACCATTGACACACATGTTTAATTTCCTCTGTTGCAAGTGTGTAATTTGCTTTTGGCTTCAACTTCTTTCCATTAGGATGTGACTTAAGTTCCAAGTCTCTTCGTCTATAATACAAACCTAAGTCCATTCGTGCTTTGTCATTGTCCTTTGTCTTTCCAGTGACATTCATGACAGTGTTAAAGATGTTATCGAAGAAGTTTTTTTCAATATGCATAACATCAATATTATGTCTTAATATATTGTCTTTCTAGTATGGAAGATCCCAAAAGATGCTTTTTTTTTGGTCCAATTATGCCACTCCCCGTAACCATGTATTCTTTGCACACCACTTTCAGTTACTTTAGGATAAGTCTTTACTCTGTTCCAAACTTGTGTAGGTGTGAACTTAGGTGGTGGAGGATCCATGTCAACTTCCCCCTTCTTGAACGCATTCTTGTTCCTCCTAAATGCATGATCATTTGGTAAAAATCTACGATGCGAATCAAACCAAGAATTTTTCCCCCCGTGATGTAATCTAAATGCCTTTGAATGCTCCATGCAATGTGGGCATGCCAATTTACCATGAGTTCCCCAACTAGACAACATACCGTATGCAGGAAAATCATTAATCGTCCACATTAACATTGCCCTCATCATGAAGTTCTCTTTCCTTGAAATATCGTATGTTGGGACACCACTCCACAATTTCTTCAAGTCGTCTATCAAGGGCTCTAAAAATACATCAATACCCGCCTTTGGATTGAATGGGCCTGGTATGAGACAACTCAAGAACATATAAGGTTTAGACATGCACATTTCGGGAGGAAGATTATACGGGGTCACAATTATTGGCCAACATGAATAGGGTGCATTTGATGCTTGCACATATGGATTAAAACCATCAGAGCATAAACCTAGTCGCACATTGCGTGCCTCCACAGAAAAATTTGGATAAACGGTATCAAAGTGCTTCCAAGCCTCGCCATCACATGGATGACGCAAAACACCATTACTGCTTTTGTTATCATAGTGCCATGTCATTTGTCCCGCAGTCTGTGTTGAAGCATACATTCTTTGCAACCTTGGAATTATTGGCAAATAGAACATTGCCTTTACAGCAACTGGTTTTTTGTTACTTGCTCCGGTGTTGTGGTGACGATACCTTGACTTGTGACAAAATTTGCATTCAAGCAACCCTCCGTCATTTTTACCGTATTCGttatcataaaagagcatgcaACCATCCACACAACAATCAATCC includes:
- the LOC137834049 gene encoding uncharacterized protein, translated to MSSGGSDQPSPSNNQKKGEKNYVIKLLSRFNNQNPSSSQPNTPISSSVHGSIPPVADATQSTPLVQDVIASTPSPRVGSNASTPPDITPSPYTNFEGTHSASAANNLEDEVLSAGDHPLIQPIGGGIKAITASIKQQFGESWPTWGAIPKGERDIFFQRFKRKVTWRVEDEEKVKKNFHTKASHTLSQMFKDARQEGKRPEWIGNNVWNNLFEQWNMPVYLSKCDTAKKNRLFEKGGCLHTGGSISVHEHVIRMTEELGRSVHVDEVFQQTHIRKSTGDFIDDRSRRTHEDFESRLSQALSKSQSTSIEEEKLRSRCWLESVGGRYKRRVYGVGRVDCQDDYVSRYLQETQPSSSNKKADSEEIVELKQHIERMDAKFQNFQNFMMQYLPPEAAAAAQQFFQQPNTPPPTQPNQ
- the LOC137834050 gene encoding uncharacterized protein, with product MNQFPSNRARMYDRCYRGRGALKESFILGVEEFINKACQRECYQNDGGIRCPCSKCDCTRILEERLVKVHLYKHGFKYNYWIWTDHGEDMVESDLYNNDNCMALGITGGAHNQSQDYQVRLMEDMVFDALRQQESLRVPNVDNMEEPPNEETERFYKLLLDENTPLYAWTSESKLSMCVRILACKANWNIPDQCLEFISKMLLDATPTKIGLPKSYYDAKRLVSKLGLQTKRIDCCVDGCMLFYDNEYGKNDGGLLECKFCHKSRYRHHNTGASNKKPVAVKAMFYLPIIPRLQRMYASTQTAGQMTWHYDNKSSNGVLRHPCDGEAWKHFDTVYPNFSVEARNVRLGLCSDGFNPYVQASNAPYSCWPIIVTPYNLPPEMCMSKPYMFLSCLIPGPFNPKAGIDVFLEPLIDDLKKLWSGVPTYDISRKENFMMRAMLMWTINDFPAYGMLSSWGTHGKLACPHCMEHSKAFRLHHGGKNSWFDSHRRFLPNDHAFRRNKNAFKKGEVDMDPPPPKFTPTQVWNRVKTYPKVTESGVQRIHGYGEWHNWTKKKASFGIFHTRKTIY